One region of Terricaulis silvestris genomic DNA includes:
- the pgi gene encoding glucose-6-phosphate isomerase yields MNATPFAAVAAHAQRLKQKTLLELFAADANRAEALTFEAPHLIADFSKQRIDAEALASIGALAEAMQFDDWRARMFAGEIVNTTEGRAAKHWALRIQDPPGGDNEITAVLDRMHNFGHEIAESGDFDAIIHLGIGGSDLGPRVVLDALKAHRRPNLQVRFAANVDGADVADAIEGLDPKRTLLIVVSKTFTTQETLANAAFVRAWGPARIAAATATPDKAVEWGMAEEDVFPFWDWVGGRYSLWSSVSLVCEIALAHGAFFKMLEGAEAMDEHFRDTPFAQNLPAISAAVQMWNREALGHGSYAVIPYSERLRLLPAYLQQLEMESNGKRVTRDGQAIERSACAVTWGAAGTNAQHSFFQLLHQGVEEIPVEFIINAGAHEGPQSHRAKVFANALAQARALMVGKQGVEPHRTFPGNRASTLMAIDALSPEALGALLAFYEHRTFAQAVLAGVNPFDQFGVELGKEMANQLLPALEGGQKLDTDPSTAAWLKRLG; encoded by the coding sequence GGAGCTGTTCGCGGCGGACGCGAACCGCGCCGAAGCGCTCACCTTCGAGGCGCCGCACCTGATTGCGGATTTTTCCAAGCAGCGCATCGATGCGGAGGCGCTGGCGAGCATTGGTGCGCTAGCGGAGGCGATGCAGTTCGACGATTGGCGCGCGAGGATGTTCGCGGGCGAGATCGTCAACACCACCGAAGGCCGCGCGGCCAAGCATTGGGCGTTGCGCATTCAGGATCCGCCGGGCGGCGACAACGAGATCACCGCCGTGCTCGATCGCATGCACAATTTCGGACACGAGATCGCTGAGAGCGGAGACTTCGACGCTATCATTCATCTTGGCATCGGTGGTTCCGACTTGGGGCCGCGCGTAGTGCTCGACGCGCTGAAGGCGCACCGGCGCCCGAACCTACAAGTCCGCTTCGCAGCGAACGTGGATGGCGCCGATGTGGCGGACGCGATCGAAGGGCTCGATCCGAAACGCACGCTGCTGATCGTCGTCTCCAAGACTTTCACCACACAGGAAACGCTGGCCAACGCCGCGTTCGTCCGCGCCTGGGGTCCAGCGCGCATCGCCGCCGCGACCGCCACGCCGGATAAGGCCGTGGAATGGGGCATGGCGGAAGAGGACGTGTTCCCGTTCTGGGATTGGGTCGGCGGCCGTTATTCGCTGTGGTCGAGCGTGTCGCTGGTCTGCGAGATCGCGCTGGCGCACGGGGCGTTCTTCAAGATGCTCGAAGGCGCCGAGGCGATGGATGAGCATTTCCGCGATACGCCGTTCGCGCAGAACCTGCCGGCAATCTCAGCCGCGGTGCAGATGTGGAATCGCGAAGCACTGGGCCACGGCTCCTACGCGGTGATCCCCTATTCCGAACGCCTGCGCTTGCTGCCCGCTTACCTGCAGCAGCTCGAGATGGAGTCGAACGGCAAGCGCGTGACACGTGATGGCCAAGCCATCGAGCGCTCAGCTTGCGCGGTCACCTGGGGTGCCGCCGGCACCAACGCCCAGCACTCGTTCTTCCAATTGCTGCACCAGGGCGTGGAGGAAATTCCGGTCGAGTTCATCATCAACGCCGGGGCGCACGAAGGCCCGCAATCCCACCGCGCCAAGGTGTTCGCAAACGCACTGGCGCAAGCGCGCGCGCTGATGGTGGGCAAGCAAGGCGTCGAACCGCACCGCACGTTCCCCGGCAACCGGGCATCCACGCTGATGGCGATCGATGCGCTCTCACCCGAAGCTTTGGGCGCGCTGTTGGCGTTCTACGAACACCGCACCTTCGCGCAGGCTGTGCTCGCGGGCGTCAATCCGTTCGACCAGTTCGGCGTGGAACTGGGCAAGGAAATGGCCAATCAGCTCTTGCCCGCGCTCGAAGGCGGACAAAAGCTGGATACGGACCCCAGCACCGCTGCGTGGCTGAAACGTCTAGGCTAG